A window from Verrucomicrobiales bacterium encodes these proteins:
- a CDS encoding C40 family peptidase encodes MKLNDTRKKAGRVWIWSAILTGIVCLYPVEYQLTRIAVIAGIATTWAGALLLWWKRKTIRVVLIVMGALPAIAVCMPGRSVEPGILAADYAHGLQLFRGVRYVWGGEGFLGIDCSGLVRKGLVWGQLYHGLRTVNGTPIRDAIALWCHDTSALALRDGYRGWTVELFRADSVVEADHSRLRMGDLAVTADGIHVMAYLGSSRWIEADPFAHKVIEVVSSTDNPWFRTPVVFVRWKWLGVSKSPNQIVDRTAASIGIPDMTTVTTSATSLRAFLRRRSLTIGR; translated from the coding sequence GTGAAACTCAATGACACCAGAAAGAAAGCGGGCCGAGTCTGGATCTGGAGTGCCATCCTGACGGGCATCGTGTGTCTTTATCCTGTCGAGTATCAGCTCACTCGGATTGCAGTTATTGCCGGGATCGCGACGACATGGGCGGGCGCATTACTTTTGTGGTGGAAGCGGAAGACCATCCGAGTTGTTTTGATCGTCATGGGGGCTCTTCCGGCGATAGCAGTATGTATGCCCGGACGCTCTGTTGAGCCTGGTATCTTGGCAGCAGATTATGCCCACGGGCTCCAATTGTTCCGTGGTGTCCGCTACGTGTGGGGCGGAGAGGGTTTTTTGGGGATTGACTGCTCTGGCCTTGTCCGGAAGGGACTTGTCTGGGGCCAGCTCTATCACGGACTACGAACAGTCAATGGAACGCCGATTCGAGACGCGATTGCTCTGTGGTGCCACGACACTTCTGCTTTGGCTTTGCGGGATGGTTACCGAGGATGGACTGTTGAGCTGTTTCGGGCGGACAGTGTCGTGGAGGCTGATCATTCGAGGCTGAGAATGGGAGACCTGGCCGTTACCGCTGATGGGATTCATGTCATGGCATACCTTGGAAGCAGCAGGTGGATTGAAGCTGATCCCTTTGCACACAAGGTCATCGAGGTGGTGTCGTCAACCGATAACCCGTGGTTCAGGACCCCAGTTGTATTTGTCCGTTGGAAGTGGCTGGGTGTATCCAAATCCCCGAACCAGATCGTCGACCGAACCGCCGCCAGCATCGGGATTCCGGACATGACTACCGTCACTACATCGGCCACCTCGTTGCGCG